A section of the Spirosoma pollinicola genome encodes:
- a CDS encoding VOC family protein, translating into MAKMEVWANMPVKDIEKTHRFFKQLGFKVNGPHESNEVASFIFSKDHFVIHFFEYDRFAQNVGNTVSNPPVGSEILFTLAAESKTVVDEWRAKVVEAGGTIITEPTEIPEGYNLVFADLDDHRWNVFYRKPQ; encoded by the coding sequence ATGGCAAAAATGGAAGTATGGGCAAACATGCCCGTAAAAGACATCGAAAAAACTCACCGCTTTTTTAAGCAGTTGGGTTTTAAAGTCAATGGGCCGCATGAAAGCAACGAGGTAGCCAGTTTCATTTTTAGCAAGGATCACTTTGTAATTCATTTTTTTGAATATGATCGCTTTGCTCAGAACGTTGGTAATACCGTATCCAACCCGCCAGTCGGCTCAGAAATCCTTTTTACACTTGCAGCTGAAAGTAAAACCGTTGTGGACGAATGGCGCGCTAAAGTAGTTGAGGCTGGAGGCACGATTATTACTGAGCCAACCGAAATTCCGGAGGGGTATAATTTGGTTTTTGCCGATCTGGATGATCATCGTTGGAATGTATTCTATCGCAAACCACAATAG
- a CDS encoding DUF4468 domain-containing protein: MKILFTLLLFSVCLPLVQAQKNFVENGKLNGILPLDESGNVVYQIVKSVEGVSKDELYKRGRKWFVKSFSSAKDVLQVSDGQSGELSAQAITPLLTKILRVTLDTDLSYTLLTELKDGRYRLTLTNVRLNNQPLPLFKLPYIGTTQTMYTTLYTSVDTHLTGLLASLEKALQTADDF, translated from the coding sequence ATGAAAATACTGTTTACTCTCCTTCTTTTTTCAGTATGCTTACCCTTAGTTCAAGCTCAAAAGAATTTCGTCGAAAATGGTAAACTGAATGGCATTCTACCTTTAGATGAGTCAGGGAACGTAGTATATCAGATCGTCAAATCGGTTGAGGGAGTAAGTAAAGATGAACTCTATAAGCGGGGCCGAAAGTGGTTTGTCAAAAGTTTTTCATCAGCAAAAGATGTTTTACAGGTAAGCGATGGCCAGAGCGGAGAATTGTCTGCTCAGGCCATCACTCCACTGCTTACTAAAATCCTCCGCGTAACGCTCGACACCGATCTGAGCTATACGCTCCTGACGGAGCTTAAGGACGGCCGCTACCGGCTCACCTTAACCAATGTTCGGCTCAACAATCAGCCCCTGCCTCTTTTTAAATTACCCTATATCGGGACTACGCAGACCATGTACACCACGCTCTACACGTCGGTGGATACTCACCTGACGGGTTTACTGGCTTCTCTGGAAAAGGCTCTACAAACAGCCGATGATTTTTAA
- a CDS encoding antibiotic biosynthesis monooxygenase family protein — MLNVQELDQFVAHQDQLKDDNQGPVVLVNIFHVAPEKGDDLLAVWANILQTFKSQSGFISAQFHRGTAGSGTFLNYAVWESTAAYRAAYENPAFRERLPAYPEWTTATPHLFRKVAIENVCVA; from the coding sequence ATGCTCAACGTACAGGAACTAGATCAATTTGTGGCGCATCAGGACCAACTCAAAGACGACAATCAGGGGCCGGTCGTCCTGGTAAATATTTTTCATGTGGCCCCCGAAAAAGGCGACGATTTGCTGGCTGTCTGGGCCAATATCCTCCAGACGTTCAAGTCCCAGTCCGGGTTTATTTCGGCCCAGTTTCACCGGGGAACGGCGGGTAGCGGCACGTTTCTGAATTACGCGGTCTGGGAAAGTACAGCTGCTTACCGGGCAGCTTACGAAAATCCGGCTTTCCGCGAACGGCTTCCCGCTTACCCTGAGTGGACAACGGCTACCCCGCATCTGTTCCGTAAAGTAGCCATCGAAAATGTTTGTGTCGCTTAG
- a CDS encoding YybH family protein: MNNQEYIEQLVRQQEKAIRNKDIETAMRQYAPDILSFDVVNSLQKTGLEECRKRLQDWLAQFPGDITFDVENLFVVTGETLAYCTSINHVNGMTSTGNTINMRWRATVCYQKREQEWLITHEHSSVPFDPKNGQALMDLRL, encoded by the coding sequence ATGAACAATCAAGAGTACATTGAGCAATTAGTCCGCCAACAGGAGAAGGCTATCCGTAACAAGGATATTGAGACTGCCATGCGGCAGTATGCTCCCGATATTCTTTCCTTCGATGTGGTCAATTCTTTACAGAAAACAGGTCTTGAAGAGTGTCGTAAACGACTCCAGGATTGGTTAGCTCAGTTTCCAGGAGACATCACTTTTGACGTTGAGAACCTATTCGTAGTAACTGGTGAGACGTTAGCTTACTGCACTTCAATTAACCACGTCAATGGAATGACTAGCACAGGTAATACCATCAATATGCGTTGGCGGGCAACAGTTTGCTATCAGAAAAGAGAGCAAGAATGGTTGATTACTCATGAGCACAGTTCGGTTCCTTTCGACCCCAAGAATGGACAAGCTCTAATGGATCTCAGGCTTTAG
- a CDS encoding DoxX family protein, which produces METTPVIYWITTGLLAAAMTFSAYAYLTQPVMKATFEHLGYPAHFRRQLAVAKLLGAVLLIAPVGPLLEEWAYAGFAFTFISASVSHIAMSDPLSERVVPLVILVVLAVSYVTYHNGLL; this is translated from the coding sequence ATGGAAACGACACCTGTAATCTATTGGATTACCACCGGCCTGCTGGCCGCAGCCATGACCTTCTCGGCCTATGCCTACCTCACGCAGCCCGTGATGAAAGCGACATTCGAGCACTTAGGGTACCCGGCCCACTTCCGCCGGCAACTGGCCGTAGCCAAGCTGCTGGGGGCAGTCTTACTGATAGCGCCGGTAGGACCGTTACTCGAAGAGTGGGCTTACGCCGGCTTTGCGTTTACCTTTATTTCGGCTTCGGTGAGCCATATTGCGATGAGCGATCCGTTGTCCGAGCGCGTAGTTCCACTGGTTATACTGGTGGTGCTGGCAGTGTCTTACGTGACCTACCACAACGGCCTGCTCTGA
- a CDS encoding XRE family transcriptional regulator, which produces MSLAHLIKQGRKNRGWTQQQLADASGVKREIIAKVETGKSGFGADNQKAIADVFGISPVMLEFVKSDSQIITKDKQSSEVAKNVKPLVYFSQLPEKDADLYIPYYDVEITAGRIELYFDDVDEIPEGYIYAPQYRDCIACNVKGDSMYDRIFPGSRLYVYHLPNKKYIDFGQIYLVVLDGYRLLKYVHPHPSDETKIVLSSYNKHYSDWSVDRVDILNLFLVKGYENQNAI; this is translated from the coding sequence ATGAGTTTAGCACACTTAATAAAGCAAGGGCGCAAAAATAGAGGCTGGACACAGCAGCAGTTAGCCGACGCATCTGGAGTCAAAAGAGAAATTATAGCAAAAGTTGAAACTGGAAAAAGTGGATTTGGTGCTGATAATCAGAAAGCAATCGCTGATGTATTCGGAATTTCACCAGTAATGCTGGAATTTGTAAAATCTGATTCACAAATTATCACAAAAGATAAACAGAGTTCGGAAGTAGCGAAGAACGTTAAGCCGTTGGTTTATTTTTCACAACTTCCTGAAAAAGACGCCGATCTTTACATCCCCTATTACGATGTTGAGATTACTGCCGGCCGCATTGAACTGTACTTTGATGATGTTGATGAGATTCCGGAAGGATATATTTATGCACCCCAGTACCGGGATTGTATTGCCTGCAACGTGAAGGGAGATTCGATGTATGACCGGATATTTCCCGGATCAAGATTATACGTCTACCACCTGCCGAATAAGAAGTACATTGATTTCGGGCAAATTTATTTGGTCGTTCTGGATGGGTATCGCTTGCTCAAGTACGTCCACCCCCACCCTAGTGACGAGACCAAGATTGTCCTCTCCTCTTATAATAAGCACTATAGCGATTGGTCAGTAGACCGTGTTGATATTTTGAACTTGTTTTTGGTAAAAGGCTATGAGAATCAAAATGCTATTTAA
- a CDS encoding helix-turn-helix transcriptional regulator, with translation MVFEFSPDERFDFLAAFAQHIGTALLDHTVTLPHWLGVGSIRRVRLAPGFSLLIHQYTLADELILRRMAADNTADRVNLLFQASDHGGEQTDAKDPASTTHRPDYSVRVTSPDINSELYFPTGRPIVFLVLSMNRAALHDLLRLSRVNGVVEQILRGTQAFLFYETLSADAHQLLRTLVAVDTREDLAELRIWLQVQTLICWLFERLLTRDTRHQRPIHRADADGLSQVRAAVVADLSVPPQLTQLAQSVGMSTSKLTALFRQVFGESIYDYYQQARMAEAGRLLRQAGYSVSETGHRLGFSNLSHFGRLFEKHYGAKPKRFALDR, from the coding sequence ATGGTCTTCGAATTTTCTCCTGATGAACGGTTTGACTTTCTGGCGGCTTTCGCCCAGCATATCGGCACGGCCTTGCTGGATCATACTGTCACGTTACCGCACTGGTTAGGGGTTGGCTCGATCAGGCGCGTGAGACTGGCCCCCGGTTTCTCATTGTTAATTCATCAGTACACCCTGGCCGATGAACTGATTTTGCGACGCATGGCAGCCGATAACACGGCTGATCGAGTCAACTTACTCTTTCAAGCCAGTGACCACGGGGGTGAGCAAACCGATGCCAAAGACCCGGCATCCACTACTCATCGCCCGGATTACTCGGTTCGCGTTACTTCGCCGGACATTAATTCGGAACTCTATTTCCCGACGGGTCGTCCTATCGTATTCCTGGTGCTGTCCATGAACCGCGCTGCACTGCATGACCTGCTTCGACTTAGCCGCGTGAATGGGGTGGTGGAGCAGATCTTGAGGGGCACTCAGGCTTTCTTGTTTTACGAAACGCTGAGCGCCGATGCGCATCAACTCCTCAGGACGCTCGTTGCTGTTGATACCCGAGAAGACCTGGCCGAACTTCGCATCTGGCTACAGGTACAGACACTGATTTGCTGGCTGTTTGAGCGGTTACTGACGCGGGATACCCGCCACCAGCGGCCTATTCACCGGGCGGATGCCGACGGGTTGAGCCAGGTTCGGGCCGCGGTGGTTGCCGACTTGAGTGTACCCCCTCAGTTGACCCAACTGGCTCAGTCAGTTGGCATGAGTACCTCCAAACTGACGGCCCTCTTCCGGCAGGTATTCGGCGAGAGCATCTACGACTATTATCAGCAAGCCAGGATGGCCGAAGCGGGGCGTTTACTTCGACAGGCGGGCTATTCTGTATCAGAAACAGGCCACCGGCTGGGATTCAGTAATCTGAGTCATTTCGGCCGGTTGTTCGAAAAACACTATGGTGCTAAGCCAAAACGCTTCGCATTAGACAGGTAA
- a CDS encoding site-specific integrase, with the protein MRITYKFSLNNKPRKNGTYDIFLRIVADRVSRRVKTGISVKLGEFNPHADRGNWISKNPERKAFNLTLLNLLRKAEDEHLDLNATGVATGTGLVERMTGNRPNGGWTLGSFADRIIAEVGTNSVGYERNVKSRLHSFVEFAGKDIPLTSINLDLLNRFKRKLQAEGMMGGTQKTYFARIKRMTLEAMKLELLDKDPFLHFDMPVEKPAPRLKLSDKQVAALESVDVEAPRTDTLGRTYSAGVWLFRAKWLYLFAYQMGGIRSRDVLQLRYSNIVGETGSERLEYQMSKTGEFMSTRLNKKARGIIELFKRPGTTTDSYLFGVLSDEADYASYVSYEQKKKMPRELAIQLYNDISSVQAEINGELKTLAKKAGIAERLTFHTARHSFADKARRMMKESKNISIDDIRQALGHTKLDTTQRYLDSFDREGLDSAMGAIFGED; encoded by the coding sequence ATGCGCATCACCTACAAATTCAGCCTCAACAATAAGCCCAGAAAAAACGGCACCTACGATATTTTCCTTCGCATCGTGGCAGACCGGGTATCCAGGCGGGTTAAAACCGGGATCTCGGTAAAGTTAGGCGAATTCAATCCCCACGCCGACCGGGGCAACTGGATCAGTAAAAACCCCGAACGAAAAGCGTTTAACCTGACGCTGTTAAACCTGCTCCGTAAAGCTGAAGATGAACACCTGGACCTCAACGCGACGGGCGTGGCCACCGGAACCGGCCTGGTGGAGCGCATGACGGGCAATCGGCCCAATGGGGGTTGGACGCTGGGCAGCTTCGCCGACCGCATTATTGCGGAGGTGGGTACCAACTCGGTTGGGTATGAACGAAACGTTAAATCCAGGCTGCACAGTTTTGTCGAGTTTGCGGGAAAAGACATTCCCCTAACCAGTATTAATTTGGACCTGCTCAACCGCTTCAAGCGAAAACTTCAGGCGGAGGGCATGATGGGCGGCACCCAGAAAACCTATTTTGCCCGAATCAAGCGAATGACCCTGGAGGCCATGAAGCTGGAGCTTTTGGACAAAGATCCGTTTCTGCATTTTGATATGCCCGTCGAAAAGCCAGCGCCCCGCTTAAAGCTCAGTGATAAACAGGTGGCCGCCCTGGAATCTGTTGACGTGGAAGCACCCCGAACCGATACGCTGGGCCGAACCTATAGCGCAGGTGTCTGGCTCTTTCGGGCCAAGTGGCTCTATCTGTTTGCCTACCAGATGGGGGGCATCCGTTCCAGAGATGTGCTGCAGCTACGGTATTCGAATATCGTGGGGGAGACGGGTAGTGAACGGCTGGAGTACCAGATGAGCAAAACCGGTGAATTTATGTCGACAAGGCTTAACAAAAAAGCCAGGGGCATCATTGAGCTCTTCAAACGGCCCGGTACGACGACTGATAGCTATTTGTTTGGCGTGCTCTCGGATGAGGCTGACTATGCTTCGTACGTTAGTTACGAGCAGAAAAAGAAAATGCCCAGGGAGCTGGCCATTCAGCTGTATAATGATATCTCCAGTGTGCAGGCCGAGATCAATGGCGAGCTAAAGACCCTGGCTAAAAAAGCCGGAATTGCCGAACGGCTAACGTTCCACACGGCCCGCCACAGCTTTGCCGATAAAGCCCGTCGGATGATGAAGGAGTCAAAGAACATTTCGATTGATGATATCCGGCAGGCCCTGGGTCATACCAAGCTCGATACCACTCAGCGGTATCTGGACAGCTTCGATCGGGAAGGGCTGGATTCAGCAATGGGGGCAATTTTTGGGGAGGATTAA
- a CDS encoding SusC/RagA family TonB-linked outer membrane protein has protein sequence MSTCKAYAATAYPITGRVLDDTGSPLPGASVVLKGSVKTGTTTDGEGKFTLNLPESPDPVLIISSIGYATQEVVLSNRTTVEIRLVVDAKSLGEVVVIGYGTQKKADLTGSVAVVDINELNQQPTAQITDQLQGRASGVTIQTSGQPGQAPQVRIRGINTFGNNSPLYVVDGVPTSTINDLNPNDIASMQVLKDAGAASIYGARAANGVIILTTKRGSKNEKVKVSYDAYYGSQRVKQGNVWNILSPQEMANLKWVALKNTNPNDPINDAQYGNGATPLLPNYIAPAGAQTVDESIYNVNPTYSNPDDVNNFNRIVKANKEGTDWFHAIFRPAPISSHNLSVTGGSDRGSYLFSVNYFNQQGTLLDTYLKRYTIRSNSQYNVNNHIRLGENLAYSITDNPQISINDPGGTIGMAYRSQPIIPIYDIRGNYAGGYGPGLGDAFNPVAMQARTLNNRGLSSRLFGNVFAEVDFLKHITARTSFGGEVASSSYHSFSYPQYENAENAKTNSYNENASSGNNWTWTNTLTYRNSFKDIHNLTVLVGTEAYKNHYREVGGTTLGYFSFDPNYVNLSTGSGTKNNYSSFSQDALFSFLGRVDYNFKERYLLSATLRRDGSSRFLNYQYGWFPAMTAGWRISGEQFMQGISWLDDLKIRGGYGVMGNQINVDPANAFTTYASSRGSSYYPITGSNSVINEGFERNRIGNPDAKWEKNANANLGIDASLFKGKLQLSVDYYRKDIRDLLYAPERSGTAGQGQVPFVNIAHMKNDGIDLSATTDFDLTRDLKLNTTLTFTSYHNTIVSISNDTPYFDEQSLNFNGSYVVRNAVGHPLSQFFGYQVAGFWNSQEEINAANTTLQQATSDPNAVYQTDVAVGRFRYADTNGDGKITDDDRTFLGNPNPKFSYGLNVGATFKNFDFSIFLYGVSGNKTWNNLKWWHDFSSSFYSAKSHTALYDSWTPDHHDAKAPIQETVGSFSTASVPNSYFIEKGGYLRARNVQVGYTLPGTMLQKIGLTRLRIYVQAANLFTITKYTGIDPELTGITNTANNNTSIGIDTGVYPNQRQYLVGLNLSF, from the coding sequence ATGTCCACTTGTAAAGCCTATGCAGCGACGGCCTATCCGATTACCGGGCGCGTACTGGATGATACGGGTTCCCCACTTCCTGGCGCATCGGTGGTGCTGAAAGGCAGTGTCAAAACCGGTACCACAACCGATGGCGAAGGAAAGTTTACACTGAACCTGCCTGAGAGTCCCGATCCCGTTCTGATTATTTCCTCGATTGGTTATGCCACCCAGGAAGTAGTCTTGAGCAATCGGACTACGGTGGAAATCCGGTTAGTAGTCGACGCCAAATCGCTGGGCGAAGTGGTGGTCATTGGCTATGGTACCCAAAAGAAAGCCGATCTGACCGGATCGGTAGCCGTGGTCGATATAAATGAATTGAATCAGCAACCAACGGCCCAGATAACCGATCAGTTACAGGGCCGTGCATCGGGGGTTACCATCCAAACATCAGGCCAGCCCGGTCAGGCTCCCCAGGTGCGCATTCGGGGGATTAACACGTTCGGTAATAACTCCCCTCTATACGTGGTCGATGGCGTACCAACATCCACGATTAACGACCTCAACCCGAATGATATTGCCTCCATGCAGGTACTCAAAGATGCTGGTGCAGCGTCAATCTATGGCGCACGTGCCGCCAACGGGGTCATTATTCTGACAACCAAACGGGGAAGCAAGAATGAAAAGGTTAAAGTTAGTTACGATGCCTACTACGGATCGCAGCGGGTTAAGCAGGGGAACGTCTGGAACATTCTGTCTCCGCAGGAAATGGCCAACCTCAAATGGGTAGCCTTAAAAAATACCAACCCCAACGACCCGATCAATGATGCCCAATACGGAAACGGGGCTACTCCCCTACTGCCTAATTACATTGCGCCGGCGGGTGCGCAGACCGTAGATGAGTCGATTTATAATGTTAATCCAACTTACTCGAATCCAGATGATGTCAATAATTTCAACCGGATTGTCAAAGCCAATAAAGAAGGCACAGACTGGTTCCATGCCATTTTTAGACCGGCACCAATAAGCAGTCATAACCTGTCGGTGACAGGCGGCAGTGATCGGGGAAGCTATTTGTTTTCGGTTAACTATTTCAATCAGCAAGGCACCTTACTGGATACGTACCTCAAGCGCTACACGATTCGCTCCAATAGCCAGTATAATGTTAATAATCACATCCGGCTTGGCGAAAATCTGGCGTACTCGATCACGGATAATCCCCAGATTTCTATTAATGATCCCGGCGGAACCATTGGCATGGCCTATCGGTCACAACCCATTATCCCGATTTATGATATTCGGGGAAATTATGCGGGTGGATACGGCCCGGGCCTTGGTGATGCCTTCAACCCGGTAGCTATGCAGGCCCGGACACTCAACAACCGGGGCTTATCCAGTCGGCTTTTCGGAAATGTATTCGCCGAAGTTGATTTCCTGAAACATATTACGGCCCGTACCAGCTTCGGGGGTGAAGTTGCCTCATCCAGCTATCATTCGTTTTCTTACCCTCAATATGAGAATGCGGAAAACGCCAAAACGAATTCCTATAATGAGAATGCCAGTAGCGGTAATAACTGGACCTGGACCAACACACTAACCTATCGAAATAGTTTTAAGGACATCCATAACCTGACGGTATTGGTGGGAACCGAAGCGTACAAAAACCACTACCGGGAAGTTGGTGGAACTACTCTGGGCTACTTCTCCTTCGATCCCAACTATGTCAATTTATCAACAGGCTCGGGCACGAAGAACAATTATAGTTCCTTTAGTCAGGATGCCTTATTTTCATTCCTGGGTCGGGTAGACTATAATTTTAAGGAACGCTATCTGTTGAGTGCTACACTCCGGCGCGATGGTTCGTCACGGTTCTTAAACTACCAATACGGTTGGTTTCCAGCCATGACCGCTGGCTGGCGCATCTCCGGAGAGCAGTTTATGCAGGGGATCTCCTGGTTGGATGACCTGAAAATCCGGGGGGGCTATGGCGTAATGGGAAATCAGATCAATGTCGATCCGGCGAATGCCTTTACTACGTATGCCAGCAGCCGTGGGTCGTCCTATTATCCGATCACCGGCTCCAATTCAGTAATTAACGAGGGATTTGAGCGAAATCGAATCGGCAATCCGGACGCGAAGTGGGAAAAGAACGCCAACGCGAACTTGGGTATCGATGCATCTTTGTTCAAGGGAAAACTTCAATTATCCGTTGATTATTACCGCAAAGACATTCGCGATCTACTCTATGCGCCGGAGCGCTCTGGTACAGCAGGTCAGGGCCAGGTACCGTTTGTCAATATCGCTCACATGAAAAACGATGGAATCGACTTGTCGGCTACGACCGACTTTGATCTAACGCGAGACCTGAAGTTAAATACAACGCTAACCTTTACCTCGTATCATAATACCATTGTCAGTATTTCGAATGATACCCCCTATTTTGATGAACAATCGCTTAATTTCAACGGAAGCTACGTTGTGCGCAATGCTGTCGGCCACCCGCTGAGCCAGTTCTTCGGCTATCAGGTAGCTGGATTCTGGAATTCCCAGGAGGAAATAAATGCGGCTAATACCACCCTTCAACAAGCGACCAGCGATCCGAATGCGGTCTATCAAACCGACGTAGCCGTTGGCCGTTTCCGTTATGCGGATACCAACGGCGATGGAAAGATTACGGACGATGACCGAACATTTCTGGGCAACCCAAACCCTAAATTTAGCTACGGGCTCAACGTGGGGGCAACATTTAAGAACTTCGATTTCAGCATCTTCTTATACGGCGTATCGGGCAACAAGACCTGGAATAACTTGAAATGGTGGCATGATTTCTCCAGTTCGTTCTACTCAGCCAAAAGCCATACTGCTTTGTATGACTCCTGGACACCCGATCACCACGATGCCAAAGCGCCCATTCAGGAAACGGTAGGTTCCTTTAGTACGGCTAGTGTACCCAACTCGTATTTCATAGAGAAGGGAGGGTATTTACGGGCCAGAAACGTTCAGGTAGGGTACACGCTCCCCGGTACTATGCTTCAGAAAATAGGCTTGACAAGGCTCCGAATCTATGTACAAGCAGCTAACTTATTCACCATCACAAAATATACAGGTATAGATCCGGAACTGACAGGTATAACGAATACGGCCAATAACAACACCAGTATCGGTATTGATACCGGTGTTTATCCAAACCAGCGCCAGTATCTGGTCGGCCTTAATCTCTCCTTTTAG
- a CDS encoding NmrA family NAD(P)-binding protein, with protein sequence MNKTIGVAGATGDLGQRIVRALVARGADVRILVRASSSSTTISELEKLGVQVVTITNWTVPELAEACQRLSCVVSALSGLRDTVIDTQKILLDAAVAAGVPRFIPSDYSIDFTNLPAGRNRNLDLRREFHAYLDKAPIAATTIFNGPFADMVTGQMPIILFGLKRVIVWGNADQRIDFTTKDDTAAFAASAALDDATPRFLRIAGDELSIRELTTVVSEVTGQPYRLVQLGGLGVLSTLIRMARFVAPGSDDVYPAWQGMQYMRDMLDGRGKASVLDNNRYSGIRWHTVKDVLAAYVANSNQSVA encoded by the coding sequence ATGAACAAGACAATAGGGGTGGCGGGTGCCACGGGCGATCTGGGCCAACGAATTGTTCGGGCGTTGGTGGCCCGGGGTGCCGACGTTCGGATACTGGTCCGCGCCAGCAGCAGCAGCACGACCATCAGCGAGTTAGAAAAACTGGGGGTTCAGGTCGTTACAATCACGAATTGGACGGTGCCCGAGCTAGCCGAAGCCTGTCAGCGGCTTTCCTGCGTGGTATCGGCGTTGTCGGGCCTGCGGGATACGGTGATCGATACTCAGAAAATCCTGCTCGATGCCGCTGTGGCTGCGGGCGTGCCCCGCTTCATCCCGTCCGACTATTCGATTGATTTCACCAACCTACCGGCGGGTCGCAACCGTAATCTGGATTTACGACGGGAATTTCATGCGTACCTCGACAAGGCGCCGATTGCTGCCACGACCATTTTTAACGGTCCCTTTGCCGATATGGTCACCGGGCAAATGCCGATCATTCTTTTCGGCTTAAAACGGGTAATCGTGTGGGGCAATGCCGATCAGCGCATCGACTTTACGACCAAAGATGATACGGCAGCGTTCGCGGCAAGCGCGGCTCTGGACGATGCGACACCCCGTTTTTTGCGCATCGCCGGGGATGAACTTAGTATTCGGGAGTTGACGACGGTGGTTAGCGAGGTTACCGGCCAACCCTACCGGTTAGTTCAGCTGGGCGGGTTGGGCGTCCTCAGCACACTTATTCGTATGGCCCGATTTGTCGCTCCCGGATCTGACGATGTGTACCCAGCCTGGCAGGGAATGCAATACATGCGTGACATGCTCGATGGGCGTGGTAAAGCCAGCGTTCTGGACAACAATCGTTATTCGGGCATACGCTGGCATACGGTAAAAGACGTACTGGCCGCGTATGTCGCTAACTCTAATCAATCAGTAGCGTAA
- a CDS encoding LamG-like jellyroll fold domain-containing protein produces MSNTVKYIIFFSLCFLQKRSFAQVDLQKGLLACFSFEGSARDLTGNGHDGITENADLVSDRCGKAKAAYQFNSDAEIELQNPASLATTYYSYALWAKSTRNPKTGEVLILYSIGSPGGDQNISNSNNSALNGACIGWAGWGYNTTNNGDVSCLNTLGSTPTLNQWYHTVFTRDNHDKKLYVDGKLINAAPSHDDAFYGIGTLKAKIGNRNANGTQNYFNGIIDDLRIYNRVLNADEVKALYNQQCQLVDIISPSTSCSNQNIVFVAKGIAKSYSPTYQWQVNGQLVGSNDSTLNYNFLPRLSSYSAQLAVVVNYQLGCSETFQTSDEITIVLKDCSTTPVYIPTIFTPNGDGLNDTWQLFNVTSVLEVVIYNRWGELVFHSNGYGTAWDGTYEGSPLSTGLYAYKIQLVDGFVHTGSVMLTR; encoded by the coding sequence ATGTCAAATACTGTTAAGTACATCATTTTTTTTTCACTCTGTTTTCTACAGAAAAGATCGTTTGCTCAAGTTGATCTTCAGAAAGGTTTACTCGCTTGTTTCTCTTTTGAAGGATCAGCAAGAGATCTAACGGGTAATGGACATGATGGGATCACGGAAAATGCAGATTTGGTCTCTGACCGCTGTGGCAAGGCTAAAGCTGCTTACCAATTTAACAGTGATGCAGAAATCGAACTACAGAATCCAGCTTCTTTGGCAACTACCTATTATAGCTATGCTCTATGGGCAAAAAGCACTCGCAACCCCAAGACAGGGGAAGTCTTGATTTTGTATTCTATCGGCTCGCCAGGAGGTGATCAAAATATATCAAATAGTAATAACTCGGCCTTAAATGGAGCCTGCATCGGTTGGGCGGGATGGGGTTATAATACTACTAATAATGGTGACGTGTCTTGTCTTAACACATTAGGAAGCACACCTACTCTTAATCAATGGTATCACACTGTTTTTACCCGTGATAATCATGACAAAAAATTATATGTAGATGGTAAATTAATTAATGCCGCTCCCTCCCATGACGATGCTTTCTATGGCATCGGCACGTTGAAGGCCAAAATTGGCAACCGAAATGCCAACGGAACACAAAATTATTTTAACGGCATAATTGATGATTTACGAATCTATAACCGAGTCTTAAATGCAGATGAGGTAAAGGCTTTATATAATCAGCAATGTCAACTAGTTGATATTATTTCCCCTTCAACTAGTTGCAGCAATCAAAACATTGTTTTTGTCGCAAAAGGAATAGCAAAAAGTTATTCCCCTACTTATCAATGGCAAGTAAATGGTCAATTAGTGGGGAGTAACGATTCTACATTAAACTATAATTTTTTGCCAAGGCTTAGTAGTTATTCGGCTCAACTAGCCGTTGTAGTAAACTATCAATTAGGTTGCAGTGAAACCTTTCAGACAAGCGATGAAATTACGATTGTTCTTAAAGACTGCTCAACGACTCCTGTTTATATACCCACGATTTTTACCCCAAATGGAGACGGCTTAAACGATACCTGGCAGTTATTCAATGTTACTTCCGTTCTGGAAGTAGTTATCTACAATCGTTGGGGAGAACTAGTTTTTCACTCAAATGGGTACGGGACTGCTTGGGATGGTACATATGAAGGATCCCCTTTGTCAACTGGTTTATATGCTTATAAAATACAATTAGTAGATGGTTTTGTCCATACTGGATCAGTCATGCTTACCAGATAG